A single region of the Gorilla gorilla gorilla isolate KB3781 chromosome 1, NHGRI_mGorGor1-v2.1_pri, whole genome shotgun sequence genome encodes:
- the SLC30A1 gene encoding proton-coupled zinc antiporter SLC30A1 — MGCWGRNRGRLLCMLALTFMFMVLEVVVSRVTSSLAMLSDSFHMLSDVLALVVALVAERFARRTHATQKNTFGWIRAEVMGALVNAIFLTGLCFAILLEAIERFIEPHEMQQPLVVLGVGVAGLLVNVLGLCLFHHHSGFSQDSGHGHSHGGHGHGHGLPKGPRVKSTRPGSSDINVAPGEQGPDQEETNTLVANTSNSNGLKLDPADPENPRSGDTVEVQVNGNLVREPDHMELEEDRAGQLNMRGVFLHVLGDALGSVIVVVNALVFYFSWKGCSEGDFCVNPCFPDPCKAFVEIINSTHASVYEAGPCWVLYLDPTLCVVMVCILLYTTYPLLKESALILLQTVPKQIDIRNLIKELRNVEGVEEVHELHVWQLAGSRIIATAHIKCEDPTSYMEVAKTIKDVFHNHGIHATTIQPEFASVGSKSSVVPCELACRTQCALKQCCGTLPQAPSGKDAEKTPTVSISCLELSNNLEKKPRRTKAENIPAVVIEIKNMPNKQPESSL, encoded by the exons ATGGGGTGTTGGGGTCGGAACCGGGGCCGGCTGCTGTGCATGCTGGCGCTGACCTTCATGTTCATGGtgctggaggtggtggtgagccgGGTGACCTCGTCGCTGGCGATGCTCTCCGACTCCTTCCACATGCTGTCGGACGTGCTGGCGCTGGTGGTGGCGCTGGTGGCCGAGCGCTTCGCCCGGCGGACCCACGCCACCCAGAAGAACACGTTCGGCTGGATCCGAGCCGAGGTAATGGGGGCTCTGGTGAACGCCATCTTCCTGACTGGCCTCTGTTTCGCCATCCTGCTGGAGGCCATCGAGCGCTTCATCGAGCCGCACGAGATGCAGCAGCCGCTGGTGGTCCTTGGGGTCGGCGTGGCCGGGCTGCTGGTCAACGTGCTGGGGCTCTGCCTCTTCCACCATCACAGCGGCTTCAGCCAGGACTCCGGCCACGGCCACTCGCACGGGGGTCACGGCCACGGCCACGGCCTCCCCAAGGGGCCTCGCGTTAAGAGCACCCGCCCCGGGAGCAGCGACATCAACGTGGCCCCGGGCGAGCAGGGTCCCGACCAGGAGGAGACCAACACCCTGGTGGCCAATACCAGCAACTCCAACGGGCTGAAACTGGACCCCGCAG acCCAGAAAACCCCAGAAGTGGTGATACAGTGGAAGTACAAGTGAATGGAAATCTTGTCAGAGAACCTGACCATATGGAACTGGAAGAAGATAGGGCTGGACAACTTAACATGCGTGGAGTTTTTCTGCATGTCCTTGGAGATGCCTTGGGTTCAGTGATTGTAGTAGTAAATGCCTTAGTCTTTTACTTTTCTTGGAAAGGTTGTTCTGAAGGGGATTTTTGTGTGAATCCATGTTTCCCTGACCCCTGCAAAGCATTTGTAGAAATAATTAATAGTACTCATGCATCAGTTTATGAGGCTGGTCCTTGCTGGGTGCTATATTTAGATCCAACTCTTTGTGTTGTAATGGTTTGTATACTTCTTTACACAACCTATCCATTACTTAAGGAATCTGCTCTTATTCTTCTACAAACTGTTCCTAAACAAATTGATATCAGAAATTTGATAAAAGAACTTCGAAATGTTGAAGGAGTTGAGGAAGTTCATGAATTACATGTTTGGCAACTTGCTGGAAGCAGAATCATTGCCACTGctcacataaaatgtgaagatcCAACATCATACATGGAGGTGGCTAAAACCATTAAAGACGTTTTTCATAATCACGGAATTCACGCTACTACCATTCAGCCTGAATTTGCTAGTGTAGGCTCTAAATCAAGTGTAGTTCCGTGTGAACTTGCCTGCAGAACTCAGTGTGCTTTGAAGCAATGTTGTGGGACACTACCACAAGCCCCTTCTGGAAAGGATGCAGAAAAGACCCCAACAGTTAGCATTTCTTGTTTAGAACTTAGTAACAATCTAGAGAAGAAGCCCAGGAGGACTAAAGCTGAAAACATCCCTGCTGTTGTGATAGAGATTAAAAACATGCCAAACAAACAACCTGAATCATCTTTGTGA